From a single Miscanthus floridulus cultivar M001 chromosome 8, ASM1932011v1, whole genome shotgun sequence genomic region:
- the LOC136472634 gene encoding uncharacterized protein, with amino-acid sequence MAMPSGWRGILGFDYGIVQAPLGPDISGPELVAAVANAGAIGLLRLPDWPAPDHVRELIRKTRSLTSKPFGAAIVLAFPHEENLRVVLEEKLAVLQVYWGDFPKERVQEAHRAGVKVLHQVGSLEEAAKAKEAGVDGIIVQGREAGGHVIGQEGLFPLLPRVVDLVSDSGIPVIAAGGIVDGRGYVAALALGAQGVCLGTRFVATKESFAHPIYKQKLIEMSHTDYTNIFGRARWPDAPQRVLETPFYAEWKNNFPDQETEENQPIIGHSIIHGVHKDIRRFAGTVPNATATGDIDIMAMYAGQGVGLIKEIVPAAEVVKSLVAEAKEVIREKLSGYQ; translated from the exons ATGGCGATGCCGTCCGGGTGGAGGGGCATCCTGGGCTTCGACTACGGCATCGTGCAGGCGCCGCTCGGCCCCGACATCTCCGGCCCCGAGCTCGTCGCCGCAGTCGCCAACGCCGGCGCCATCGGCCTCCTCCGCCTCCCCGACTGG CCGGCGCCGGATCACGTCAGAGAGCTGATTCGGAAGACCAGGAGCCTCACGTCCAAGCCGTTCGGGGCGGCCATCGTGCTGGCCTTCCCGCACGAGGAGAACCTCAGGGTCGTCCTCGAGGAGAAGCTCGCCGTGCTGCAGGTCTACTGGGGGGACTTCCCCAAGGAGAGGGTCCAAGAGGCGCATCGCGCCGGAGTTAAGGTCTTGCATCAG GTCGGCAGCCTTGAGGAGGCAGCTAAAGCTAAAGAAGCCGGTGTAGATGGAATCATTGTTCAGGGACGTGAAGCAGGGGGTCATGTAATTGGTCAG GAAGGACTATTTCCGCTGTTGCCAAGAGTAGTAGATCTTGTTTCAGACTCGGGCATTCCAGTTATCGCCGCTGGGGGAATTGTAGACGGACGTGGCTATGTTGCCGCATTGGCACTTGGTGCCCAAGGTGTTTGTTTAGGAACTAG GTTCGTTGCTACCAAGGAAAGCTTTGCGCATCCTATTTATAAGCAAAAGCTAATCGAGATGAGTCACACAGACTACACAAATATATTCGGACGTGCTAGATGGCCTGATGCTCCACAACGTGTCCTGGAAACACCCTTCTATGCTGAGTGGAAGAATAATTTCCCAGATCAGGAAACAGAGGAAAATCAACCCATCATAGGCCACTCTATCATCCATGGCGTG CACAAGGATATTCGTCGGTTTGCCGGTACTGTTCCAAACGCCACGGCAACAGGAGATATCGACATCATGGCCATGTATGCGGGTCAGGGTGTTGGGCTAATCAAGGAGATCGTACCAGCTGCTGAAGTTGTCAAAAGTCTAGTCGCTGAAGCAAAGGAAGTCATTAGAGAAAAGCTTTCTGGTTACCAGTAA